One segment of Thermodesulfovibrio sp. 3907-1M DNA contains the following:
- the mqnC gene encoding cyclic dehypoxanthinyl futalosine synthase — MVRVNKKEAIEMLKEASIYELGRIADSIRKGLHPEGIVTFVVDRNINYTNICINRCKFCAFWRPAGHPEAYILTKEELAQKIQETIEKGGTQILLQGGVHPELGLDFYIDMLKFIKSNFMIHVHGFSPPEISFLSKKECLSIKEVLERLKEAGLDSIPGGGAEILSDRVRQIQSPNKIKSSEWLKVMREAHLLGMKTSATMMFGSIDTEEDIIEHLDALRQLQDDTGGFTAFIPWSFQPSNTELKREFPELHAAGSVKYLKVLALSRIYLDNFPNIQVSWVTQGIKVAQVGLRFGANDFGSTMLEENVVRAAGVCYRVSMDEIIEAIKSAGFRPAQRDTYYRILKFFDEN, encoded by the coding sequence ATGGTAAGAGTTAACAAAAAAGAAGCTATTGAGATGCTCAAAGAAGCCTCAATTTATGAACTGGGCAGAATTGCTGACAGCATAAGAAAAGGGCTTCATCCAGAGGGCATTGTCACCTTTGTTGTTGACAGAAATATAAATTATACAAACATCTGTATTAACCGCTGTAAATTCTGCGCTTTCTGGAGACCAGCAGGACATCCTGAAGCATATATTCTTACAAAAGAAGAGCTCGCGCAGAAAATTCAAGAAACCATTGAAAAAGGCGGAACCCAGATACTTCTTCAGGGTGGAGTGCATCCAGAGCTCGGATTAGATTTTTACATTGATATGCTTAAATTTATAAAGAGCAACTTCATGATTCATGTTCATGGATTTTCACCTCCGGAGATTTCCTTTTTAAGTAAAAAGGAGTGTTTGTCAATAAAGGAGGTTCTTGAAAGACTGAAAGAAGCAGGTCTTGATTCAATTCCCGGTGGTGGAGCAGAGATTTTAAGTGATAGAGTAAGACAGATTCAGTCACCAAACAAGATTAAGTCGTCTGAGTGGCTCAAGGTAATGCGTGAGGCACACCTTCTCGGCATGAAAACTTCAGCCACAATGATGTTCGGAAGCATTGACACAGAGGAGGATATAATTGAACATTTAGATGCACTAAGACAACTACAGGATGACACAGGTGGATTTACTGCCTTTATTCCGTGGAGTTTTCAACCTTCCAATACAGAGCTTAAAAGAGAATTTCCAGAGCTTCATGCAGCAGGCTCTGTGAAATATCTTAAAGTTCTCGCGTTAAGCAGAATTTATCTTGACAACTTTCCCAATATTCAGGTCTCCTGGGTTACTCAGGGGATAAAAGTTGCTCAGGTAGGACTCAGATTTGGTGCTAATGACTTTGGCTCAACAATGCTTGAAGAAAATGTTGTAAGGGCAGCAGGAGTCTGCTACCGTGTAAGTATGGATGAGATAATAGAGGCTATAAAAAGCGCAGGATTCAGACCAGCACAGAGGGATACATATTACAGAATTTTGAAATTCTTTGATGAAAATTAA
- a CDS encoding AAA family ATPase, with translation MINWAEELKREAFPDKPQELKILQTHISYVFLADEVVYKIKKPVNFGFLDFTTLELRKLYSEKEVELNRRLCPEIYLGVVPVSRTENGYKVEDNSDVVEYAVKMKRLPEDGMMQKILKDKALTEKHIDLIVDLLVPFYKSAKTGKGVDEYGSIDTVSFNTEENFSQTESFVGIALNKWRYNEIVSWTRNFIKENRALFETRIKEGFIREGHGDLYSANICFDNLKKVYIFDCIEFNERFRCGDVASDIAFLSMDLDFHSYKKLSEYFVKTYVEKAGDGDLLKLLNFYKCYRAYVRGKIGCFTSEDTALSEETRQSALQESRRYFDLAYIYADGKPKVFVVFGLSGTGKSTFARALAQKTLAEWIASDIVRKSLVGIAPTEHHYEPFEKGIYSKEITEKTYMKMIEIAREHLLRGRDVILDATFRERVFRQAVSRELNFAEIYFIWCTAEDSVVKERFMKRKEAEDISDARWEIYLAQKRKFEPPDEIEGERLIRVDTSEFKDLTEIVLKRIYADFLPQ, from the coding sequence ATGATTAACTGGGCAGAGGAGCTTAAAAGAGAGGCTTTTCCAGATAAGCCGCAGGAATTAAAAATTTTACAAACACATATTTCCTATGTTTTTCTTGCTGATGAGGTGGTTTATAAGATTAAAAAGCCTGTAAACTTTGGTTTTCTTGATTTCACAACCCTTGAGTTAAGAAAGCTTTACTCAGAAAAGGAAGTGGAACTTAACAGAAGACTTTGCCCTGAGATTTATCTTGGAGTCGTGCCTGTTTCCCGAACAGAGAATGGCTATAAAGTTGAGGATAATTCAGATGTTGTAGAGTATGCTGTAAAGATGAAGAGGCTTCCAGAGGATGGAATGATGCAAAAAATATTGAAAGATAAAGCATTAACAGAAAAACACATTGATTTAATTGTGGATTTATTAGTTCCTTTTTATAAATCAGCCAAAACAGGAAAAGGAGTTGATGAGTATGGCTCTATTGATACAGTTTCCTTTAATACTGAAGAAAACTTCAGCCAGACAGAAAGCTTTGTAGGCATTGCCCTTAATAAATGGAGATATAATGAGATTGTTAGCTGGACAAGAAACTTTATAAAAGAAAACAGAGCACTCTTTGAAACCCGTATTAAGGAAGGATTTATCCGTGAAGGTCATGGAGACCTTTACTCAGCCAACATATGTTTTGATAATTTAAAAAAAGTTTACATATTTGACTGCATTGAGTTCAATGAAAGATTTAGATGCGGTGATGTTGCCTCTGACATAGCTTTTTTAAGCATGGATCTGGATTTTCATAGCTATAAAAAGCTTTCAGAATACTTTGTTAAAACCTATGTGGAAAAGGCTGGCGATGGAGATTTGTTAAAACTTTTAAATTTTTATAAATGCTACCGTGCCTATGTGAGGGGGAAAATCGGATGTTTTACCTCAGAGGATACTGCTTTATCTGAAGAGACAAGACAGTCTGCTTTACAGGAGTCACGGAGATACTTTGACCTTGCCTATATTTATGCTGATGGTAAACCTAAGGTCTTTGTTGTTTTCGGACTTTCTGGAACAGGGAAGTCAACCTTTGCAAGAGCTCTTGCTCAGAAGACCCTTGCAGAATGGATTGCATCTGACATAGTTCGCAAAAGCCTTGTTGGGATTGCACCAACAGAGCATCACTATGAGCCCTTTGAAAAGGGTATTTACAGTAAAGAAATTACAGAGAAGACCTATATGAAAATGATAGAAATTGCAAGGGAGCATCTACTGAGAGGCAGGGATGTTATTTTAGATGCCACTTTTCGTGAAAGAGTCTTCAGGCAGGCAGTCTCGAGAGAGCTTAACTTTGCTGAGATTTACTTTATATGGTGCACTGCAGAAGACAGCGTTGTTAAGGAAAGATTTATGAAAAGGAAGGAAGCAGAAGATATTTCAGATGCCCGATGGGAAATATATTTAGCGCAGAAGCGAAAGTTTGAACCTCCCGATGAAATAGAAGGTGAAAGGTTGATAAGAGTTGATACTTCCGAGTTTAAAGATTTAACTGAAATAGTGCTCAAGAGAATTTACGCTGATTTTTTACCTCAATGA
- a CDS encoding FAD-dependent oxidoreductase → MSEVYDVIIIGGGPAGLTAGIYAARANLKTIILDKSKTAGALAYASLIENYPGLEKPLPGKELLERIRSQALSFGVKYKEEQVVGVDLTSETKEVVTMSDSYKGKTVIVATGSMGRKPTIKGEGELLGRGVSYCAVCDAPFFRGKTVAVLGDSEEAVKEAIYLTEFAEKVYLITSSSKLKVEPEHPVYQNAKVETLTSHSIKEITGKDFVTGVLLKDSVGNEKNLEVTGVFVYLQGSQPVVDFLGEALKFDEKGFILVDNFMQTNIQGVFAAGDVASPHARQVVIACAQGAIAALSAEKYIRGRSRIKTDWHG, encoded by the coding sequence ATGAGTGAAGTTTATGATGTAATAATAATCGGCGGTGGACCAGCAGGACTTACAGCAGGGATATATGCAGCAAGGGCAAACCTTAAAACAATAATTCTTGATAAATCTAAAACAGCAGGAGCTTTAGCCTACGCTTCTTTGATTGAAAACTATCCCGGGCTTGAAAAACCCTTGCCGGGCAAGGAGCTTCTTGAAAGAATCAGGTCACAGGCACTATCTTTTGGAGTTAAATACAAAGAGGAGCAGGTTGTGGGAGTGGATTTAACATCAGAAACAAAGGAAGTGGTAACAATGAGTGATAGCTATAAAGGAAAAACCGTTATTGTTGCCACAGGCTCCATGGGAAGAAAGCCGACAATTAAGGGTGAAGGTGAACTTCTTGGAAGAGGAGTAAGTTACTGTGCTGTATGCGATGCTCCTTTTTTCAGAGGAAAAACTGTAGCTGTGCTTGGTGACAGTGAAGAAGCTGTAAAAGAGGCAATTTATTTAACAGAATTTGCTGAAAAGGTTTATTTAATAACTTCTTCATCAAAGTTAAAGGTAGAGCCTGAACATCCCGTTTACCAGAATGCAAAAGTTGAGACACTCACATCTCATTCAATAAAGGAAATCACAGGCAAAGATTTTGTTACAGGAGTTCTATTGAAAGACTCAGTGGGTAATGAAAAAAATCTTGAGGTTACAGGAGTTTTCGTCTATCTGCAGGGTTCTCAACCTGTGGTAGATTTTCTTGGAGAGGCTCTAAAGTTTGATGAAAAAGGTTTTATTTTGGTAGATAATTTTATGCAGACAAATATTCAGGGCGTGTTTGCAGCAGGAGATGTGGCAAGCCCTCATGCAAGACAGGTCGTTATAGCCTGTGCTCAGGGAGCTATTGCAGCACTTTCTGCTGAAAAATACATAAGAGGAAGAAGCCGTATAAAAACTGACTGGCATGGGTGA
- a CDS encoding archease: MSYRVIDVAGDVGLRAEGKTVEECFVNAGLGLYSLITDISLVTAGEKREFSLTEETLEDMLVSFLNELIFQFDAYGFIGRDIKLEIKGNTLEAALFGEHFNAEKHERKLLVKAATYHNLVLKRENSHWIAEIIFDI, encoded by the coding sequence ATGAGTTACAGAGTTATTGATGTTGCAGGAGATGTAGGTTTAAGAGCAGAGGGAAAAACAGTTGAAGAATGCTTTGTAAATGCAGGCTTAGGGCTTTATAGCCTCATTACTGATATAAGTCTCGTAACTGCAGGAGAAAAAAGAGAGTTCTCACTGACAGAAGAGACTCTTGAAGACATGCTCGTAAGCTTTCTCAATGAACTTATTTTTCAGTTTGATGCTTATGGATTTATTGGCAGAGATATAAAATTGGAAATTAAGGGAAATACTCTTGAAGCAGCTCTTTTTGGCGAGCACTTTAATGCAGAAAAGCATGAAAGAAAACTCCTTGTAAAAGCAGCCACATATCATAATCTTGTTCTTAAAAGGGAAAACTCCCACTGGATAGCAGAGATAATTTTTGATATTTAA
- a CDS encoding HEAT repeat domain-containing protein → MSGNDSSFSNWEGEAFEEMLFDYLDNGYLENIITFFEHEPEQIKLIPRMLADERLRVKVGAFAIIEEMKTKNPGLLREIIPGIVELLNSKEKNIRGDAAYALEIIGDEKARPALIEALSKEDDAQVKEFIEDALKSIR, encoded by the coding sequence ATGAGTGGAAATGATAGTAGTTTTAGTAATTGGGAAGGCGAAGCTTTTGAAGAAATGCTTTTTGACTACCTTGACAATGGATACCTTGAAAACATAATAACCTTCTTTGAGCATGAGCCTGAGCAGATTAAGTTAATACCGAGAATGCTTGCCGATGAGAGATTAAGAGTTAAGGTTGGAGCATTTGCAATAATTGAAGAAATGAAAACAAAAAATCCCGGGCTGCTACGGGAAATTATTCCAGGCATTGTTGAACTTTTAAATTCAAAAGAGAAAAATATTCGCGGTGATGCTGCCTATGCTCTCGAGATAATTGGCGATGAAAAAGCCAGACCAGCATTAATTGAAGCCTTATCAAAGGAAGATGACGCTCAGGTAAAGGAGTTCATTGAAGATGCCTTAAAAAGCATAAGATGA
- a CDS encoding phosphomannomutase, with protein sequence MKASNLWKEILKDPRNKRQLLTEIEKLAKENTEPAEIHFGTSGWRGEIGSDFTMQNVRVLTKAIIEAVKSEDRRILNALGVNSFNEFKDRGVIVGHDNRILGKDFAWEVIGLFQSEGVRCLYAGEAATPEFSAGIVELKAAASVNLTPSHNPANYGGLKLNPADGGPAPEELTKPVEAIANEIMKKAQDVKSIKPKNIEKIDLTELYIKFIKKRAVLDLEKIKNFMETEKPVCAIDHMYGTSRGKLARILSLKPGTFVCLRKEDDPLFEGLPPEPSETNLKLALSYLNKNSLGFAAIIDPDADRVRFADLRRQIPMNYFGAMALHYLYTYKRMRGVVAKSVGTSNFVNAIAAVLGVEVIETKVGFKHFRPYLLPEATKKAIVAFEESDGISAQNHVLEKDAIFGCLLALEMMATLNKNLSDYLEEIESIYGRYYSERTGIEIPREKFSPHIKKQAHALKEYFKAGDLFKIGTLNKKILHITDIDGIKIVFDDLSWIMIRPSGTEPKIRIYVETKNLEEKKYLLEEAKKLAERIWQ encoded by the coding sequence ATGAAGGCATCCAATTTATGGAAAGAGATTCTCAAAGACCCCAGAAATAAAAGACAACTTCTCACAGAGATAGAAAAACTGGCAAAGGAAAATACTGAGCCTGCGGAGATTCATTTTGGCACTTCTGGATGGCGTGGAGAGATTGGCTCTGATTTCACAATGCAGAATGTGAGAGTGCTAACAAAAGCAATCATTGAGGCAGTAAAAAGCGAAGACCGCAGGATTTTAAATGCCTTGGGAGTGAACTCCTTCAATGAATTCAAAGACAGAGGAGTCATTGTTGGACATGACAACAGAATTCTCGGAAAAGACTTTGCCTGGGAAGTAATAGGATTATTTCAGTCAGAAGGAGTTAGATGCCTCTATGCAGGCGAAGCAGCAACTCCAGAGTTTTCAGCAGGAATAGTTGAACTTAAAGCAGCAGCGTCGGTGAATCTTACTCCAAGTCACAATCCAGCAAACTATGGAGGATTGAAACTAAATCCTGCAGATGGAGGACCTGCTCCAGAAGAGCTCACAAAACCAGTTGAGGCTATTGCAAATGAAATAATGAAAAAAGCTCAGGATGTAAAAAGCATAAAACCAAAAAACATTGAAAAAATAGACCTGACAGAACTTTACATAAAATTTATCAAAAAAAGAGCTGTGTTGGACCTGGAAAAAATTAAAAATTTCATGGAAACTGAAAAACCTGTCTGCGCAATTGATCATATGTATGGAACAAGTAGAGGCAAGCTGGCAAGAATTCTTTCATTAAAGCCAGGAACTTTTGTATGTTTAAGAAAAGAGGATGATCCCCTCTTTGAAGGTCTTCCTCCAGAGCCAAGCGAGACTAATTTAAAGCTTGCCCTATCATATTTAAATAAAAACTCCTTAGGATTTGCAGCCATAATTGACCCTGATGCAGACAGAGTTCGTTTTGCAGACCTCAGGAGGCAGATTCCTATGAACTATTTCGGTGCAATGGCATTACATTACCTTTATACTTATAAAAGGATGCGTGGAGTTGTTGCAAAAAGTGTTGGCACAAGTAACTTTGTAAATGCTATTGCAGCAGTATTAGGAGTTGAAGTTATTGAAACAAAAGTAGGATTCAAGCATTTTAGACCATATCTTCTGCCAGAAGCAACAAAAAAAGCCATTGTAGCATTTGAAGAATCTGACGGAATTTCAGCTCAGAATCATGTGCTTGAAAAAGATGCTATCTTTGGTTGTTTGCTTGCCCTTGAGATGATGGCTACGCTCAATAAAAACCTGAGCGATTATCTTGAAGAGATTGAATCCATTTATGGAAGATACTATTCAGAAAGAACGGGTATTGAGATACCACGGGAAAAGTTCAGTCCCCACATAAAAAAGCAGGCACATGCATTGAAAGAATACTTTAAAGCTGGTGATTTATTTAAAATAGGAACACTCAATAAAAAAATTCTCCACATAACAGACATTGACGGTATTAAAATTGTTTTTGATGACCTATCATGGATTATGATAAGACCATCAGGAACAGAACCAAAAATTCGTATATATGTAGAAACAAAGAATCTTGAAGAGAAAAAATATCTTCTTGAAGAAGCTAAAAAACTGGCAGAGAGAATATGGCAGTGA
- a CDS encoding menaquinone biosynthesis protein, whose protein sequence is MKLKVGWIQYANVYPIFYVLEKEGLITEEIHFVKGVPSQLNWALRNDLIDVSPSSSVEYLLNQELYDYVDGICISSKEYVGSVLFFSDYELKALDGKKILLTDQSATSHLLLRVILEKFLGLKPEYDISAAPFTGESFLLIGDDALRYRKILKNKKVYDLANIWYQNTGLPFVFALWIVRKEITKPENELYGVYTKFREKLLYAKDKWIAYAQEMLKDYYLKNFMSEDEILFYWRENMDYNLTETHKKSLKLFGSYINSLR, encoded by the coding sequence GTGAAGTTAAAAGTAGGATGGATTCAGTATGCCAATGTTTATCCCATATTCTATGTTCTTGAAAAAGAGGGTTTAATTACAGAAGAGATTCATTTTGTAAAAGGAGTTCCATCTCAGCTTAACTGGGCATTAAGAAATGATTTGATTGATGTGAGCCCTTCATCTTCAGTGGAATATCTCCTAAATCAGGAGCTTTATGACTATGTTGATGGAATCTGCATAAGCTCAAAAGAGTATGTAGGAAGCGTGCTTTTTTTCAGTGATTATGAATTAAAAGCCCTTGATGGCAAAAAAATACTTCTTACAGACCAATCAGCCACTTCTCATTTATTGTTAAGAGTCATACTGGAGAAATTCCTGGGATTAAAACCAGAGTATGATATTTCAGCTGCGCCTTTTACAGGGGAATCTTTTTTGTTAATAGGCGATGATGCACTCAGATATAGAAAAATTCTTAAAAATAAGAAAGTTTACGACCTTGCAAATATATGGTATCAGAATACAGGGCTTCCATTTGTTTTTGCCTTATGGATTGTAAGAAAAGAGATTACTAAACCTGAAAATGAACTTTACGGAGTTTATACAAAATTCAGGGAAAAACTTCTTTATGCAAAAGATAAATGGATAGCTTATGCTCAGGAGATGTTGAAAGATTACTACTTAAAAAATTTTATGAGTGAGGATGAGATTTTATTTTACTGGAGAGAAAACATGGATTATAATCTTACAGAGACCCATAAAAAAAGTCTAAAACTCTTTGGCTCATACATTAATTCATTGAGGTAA
- a CDS encoding ATP-binding protein: MVRKLQAEEVYKKCEHSIFDFETTEELSPLKGTIGQDRAVASLEFGLNLPAKGFNIYALGEQGTGKMRAIRTLLSEKVKKEPVPPDWCYLYNFKNPDAPVAVSLPAGRATEFQKDMENLINTLKVEIPKAFESKEYDKQRNKILEDFQQKQREWFSTVEEEAKAKGFAIRKALAGLIIVPVKRNGEPLTEEEFQALDPDTRKRIDELGKMLQDKLDDVVRAVKEAEKIVKDMLARLERQIALDVIEQPIEELKKKYSFNEKIVNYLDAVKEDILNNIQDFKIQEEVPAVPPFMKIQREVSFAKYSVNVLVDNSTTEGAPVVYEPNPTYLNLFGRIEYKIQYGMAITDFTMIKPGSLHKANGGYLVIDAMALIKNLFSYDSLKRALRSKEIRIEDVWEQYRLITTTTLRPEPIPLNVKVILTGTPFLYYILYNYDEEYRELFKVKADFDIRMPRTEENIKKYAQFVSLCQKEEGLLPFHKSAVAKIVEYGSRLAEHQEKLSTQFSSIADLIRESHFWAKKDGKTQVYEEDVNKALEQRVYRSASIEEKLRELIVEDVLIVETSGRKVGQINGLAVIDLGDYSFGKPSRITARVYLGKAGIVNIERETKMSGKIHEKAVMILSSYLWSKYAIKKPISLSASLTFEQLYEMIEGDSATCAELYALLSSIAEIPLKQNIAVTGSMDQKGEVQPVGGINEKIEGFFELCKIRGLDGTHGVIIPRRNTKHLMLKEEIQKAIKDGAFHIYAIDYAEEGLEILTDMPAGELQQDGTYPEGTINYLVMKKLDAMSELLKQKEKEEEKKNEK, from the coding sequence ATGGTAAGGAAGCTTCAGGCAGAAGAGGTCTATAAAAAATGTGAACATAGCATATTTGATTTTGAAACAACTGAAGAGCTTTCACCTCTTAAAGGAACAATCGGGCAGGACAGAGCAGTTGCTTCTTTAGAGTTTGGTTTAAATCTGCCAGCTAAAGGTTTTAACATATATGCTCTTGGTGAACAGGGCACAGGTAAGATGCGTGCAATAAGAACACTTCTTTCTGAAAAAGTAAAAAAAGAGCCTGTTCCACCTGACTGGTGCTATCTTTATAACTTTAAAAATCCTGATGCTCCAGTGGCTGTTAGTTTACCTGCAGGCAGAGCAACGGAATTTCAGAAAGACATGGAAAATCTTATTAATACACTAAAAGTAGAAATTCCGAAAGCCTTTGAGTCAAAGGAGTATGATAAACAGAGAAACAAAATCCTTGAGGATTTTCAGCAAAAGCAGAGAGAATGGTTTTCCACAGTTGAAGAAGAAGCAAAAGCAAAAGGCTTTGCAATTCGTAAAGCTCTTGCAGGATTAATAATTGTTCCCGTAAAAAGAAATGGTGAGCCTCTTACAGAGGAAGAGTTTCAGGCTCTTGATCCCGATACAAGAAAACGAATTGATGAACTTGGTAAAATGCTTCAGGACAAACTTGATGATGTTGTAAGAGCAGTTAAAGAAGCTGAGAAAATCGTTAAGGACATGCTTGCGAGGCTTGAACGGCAGATCGCACTTGATGTAATAGAGCAACCTATTGAAGAACTCAAGAAAAAATACTCTTTCAATGAAAAAATTGTAAATTATCTTGATGCTGTCAAGGAAGATATACTTAACAATATTCAGGATTTTAAGATTCAGGAAGAAGTGCCTGCAGTGCCTCCTTTTATGAAAATTCAGAGGGAGGTTTCTTTTGCTAAATACAGTGTAAATGTTCTTGTTGACAACTCTACGACAGAAGGTGCTCCTGTTGTTTATGAACCAAATCCTACGTATCTCAATCTTTTTGGAAGGATTGAATATAAAATCCAGTATGGAATGGCAATTACTGATTTTACAATGATTAAGCCTGGCTCGCTTCATAAGGCAAATGGAGGATATCTTGTAATAGATGCGATGGCTTTAATAAAAAATCTTTTTTCCTATGATTCTTTAAAAAGAGCATTAAGAAGTAAAGAAATCAGAATTGAAGACGTATGGGAACAATACAGACTCATAACCACTACTACATTAAGACCAGAACCAATTCCATTAAATGTTAAAGTTATTCTTACTGGAACGCCCTTTCTTTATTACATTCTCTACAACTATGATGAGGAATACAGGGAACTCTTTAAAGTTAAGGCAGATTTTGATATACGAATGCCAAGAACTGAAGAGAACATAAAAAAATATGCTCAGTTTGTCTCCCTCTGTCAAAAAGAAGAAGGACTTCTTCCATTCCATAAATCAGCGGTTGCAAAGATTGTTGAATATGGTTCAAGGCTGGCAGAGCATCAGGAAAAGCTTTCTACTCAATTCAGTAGTATAGCAGACCTTATAAGAGAATCCCATTTCTGGGCAAAAAAAGATGGAAAAACGCAGGTTTATGAAGAAGATGTCAATAAAGCCCTTGAACAGAGGGTTTACAGATCAGCAAGCATAGAGGAAAAACTAAGGGAGCTGATTGTCGAAGATGTTTTAATCGTGGAGACATCTGGCAGAAAAGTGGGACAGATTAACGGACTTGCTGTTATTGATCTTGGAGACTACAGCTTTGGCAAGCCTTCCCGTATTACTGCAAGAGTCTATCTTGGTAAGGCTGGAATAGTGAATATTGAAAGAGAAACAAAGATGTCTGGCAAGATTCATGAAAAGGCAGTTATGATTCTTTCAAGCTACCTGTGGAGTAAATACGCCATAAAAAAGCCAATAAGTCTGAGTGCTTCCCTTACATTTGAGCAACTATATGAGATGATAGAAGGTGACAGTGCTACATGTGCTGAACTTTATGCACTTTTAAGCAGCATTGCCGAAATACCTTTAAAACAAAATATTGCTGTTACAGGCTCAATGGATCAAAAAGGAGAAGTTCAGCCAGTTGGTGGAATAAATGAGAAAATTGAAGGATTTTTTGAACTCTGTAAAATCAGAGGACTTGATGGAACTCACGGAGTAATAATTCCAAGAAGAAATACGAAACATTTGATGCTGAAGGAGGAGATTCAAAAAGCTATTAAAGACGGAGCTTTCCATATTTACGCCATTGATTATGCAGAGGAAGGGCTTGAAATACTTACAGATATGCCAGCAGGTGAGCTTCAGCAGGATGGAACATATCCAGAAGGAACGATAAACTATCTTGTTATGAAAAAGCTTGATGCGATGTCAGAGTTGCTTAAGCAGAAGGAAAAAGAAGAGGAAAAAAAGAATGAGAAATAA